In Paenibacillus hexagrammi, the following are encoded in one genomic region:
- a CDS encoding aspartate/glutamate racemase family protein, which translates to MTTVVAVYTGQGLSERIGPLFREELPGCRLVNMIDDSLIADVIQAGKVTSSVTRRLIQYYRHAEEIGADIIFNTCSSVGEVADQARFMFDTPIIKIDDAMARQAVRKFDKIGVLATLPTTLEPTRMLLQREAEHQNRNVHVLDALAHGAYQALISGRPEEHDRLILEAAAAVAESADVLVLAQGSMARMEEALSLKTGLPVYSSPRLGILAVRDELERQGKFPCP; encoded by the coding sequence ATGACTACAGTTGTTGCGGTTTATACCGGACAAGGGCTCTCGGAACGAATTGGACCGTTGTTTCGTGAAGAATTGCCGGGCTGCCGTCTCGTCAACATGATCGATGACAGTTTGATTGCCGACGTCATCCAAGCCGGGAAAGTGACTTCTTCGGTAACTCGCCGATTAATTCAGTATTACCGTCACGCAGAAGAGATCGGAGCCGATATTATTTTTAATACCTGTTCGTCAGTAGGAGAAGTGGCGGATCAAGCCCGGTTTATGTTTGATACACCGATTATCAAAATTGACGATGCCATGGCTCGGCAAGCTGTCAGGAAATTCGATAAAATCGGCGTATTGGCCACGCTGCCGACCACTTTGGAACCGACCCGGATGCTGCTGCAAAGAGAAGCCGAACATCAAAACCGGAACGTCCATGTGTTAGATGCCTTGGCGCACGGTGCTTATCAGGCGCTCATCTCAGGGAGGCCGGAGGAACACGACCGGCTCATTCTGGAAGCGGCTGCGGCTGTGGCGGAGTCAGCAGATGTGCTCGTGTTGGCTCAGGGCTCCATGGCGAGGATGGAAGAAGCATTAAGCTTGAAAACCGGGCTTCCGGTATATTCCAGCCCTCGTCTAGGCATTTTGGCTGTACGAGACGAATTAGAAAGACAGGGGAAATTTCCATGTCCATGA
- a CDS encoding S-layer homology domain-containing protein, translating into MRKELALLLSLLLLCYCLAPAVYAEEAVSQATQTTTKADSETTQTPASADSETDQTTSKAGSETAQTTTNADSETAQTTTNDGSADSEVSNGEDSSERAATEASLADQLHDLKGLSKDELKKIDDLLQIDAIEKTSDDTFGLEENITRAQVARTAALVLGLTIDHRLTQSSFKDISSNDSAIPYIEALKKADLFQDATDNKYNPSGIVSRQELAMLLIKGLGLDEKAKEATSSKDETVGDTYKSYVAYALQQKLMTNQTGGKFGGSEPVTKKTLAFTAYAAMQLHTTSAKPEKASIAEVKVIGRNKLSVRLNRDVDVDAAVFVVTKAGILDSDNNPVKFEPIITWSDDSTSATLEMSDDFEFAQYEVVLSGVDVETGTMGFMPENERAAKVEIVTETEKISWSKALIEYKAINQYGEEMKLSPSNVNVYVSAPKKVTSTVLADHNGIVLDLSELTPGNTVTVNLLEKSGYLSISKTFTVGDTPQVSRIDLGDTESNLKLPAGQLIFQAGGRAYLTFAAYDQYGNRMTDTKYLNMGISKTFDGALGNVFRTDSPNDFIDFDNDGYPELQLAANSDLDSNKEVTVNLLFSGGQVSETVTVAAPKTPYTVVIGPASTTLTEGDVNKEVSLKVIDSTNQELEGTEIANLETTGKITVYATGGIILEADPAIRVDPNTGQLRNVNINLNGNIRIKQVTSAGPAAIHIRINGLNQTVTYPLMIEQARKPNTIMLDENNSARNILLINTLEKSKTNAVFKIYDQFDEAYYSTRTDYKVEMKLERISGVTDAVYTTGVVELSEANPVVLKDIKDIIKSNGDGQSISFKPVAPRKGSYKLTATLVHLDNSGQIQERLSSDSLTVDVDDQNNPTLTYSLDMKSGDLIAAGRILYDAGKINSVTNATYLFNNYPALAKDVGILTKDSLGLDTGLTVKVRAVTSDNPKAVAYGNIKGVGKIMGLDSGKFNFTVFFDTPSGVQSLTQSWGSGVDSLVPNSLKVKNSSKTLSGVPELIRTR; encoded by the coding sequence ATGAGGAAAGAACTTGCTTTATTATTATCTTTATTGCTTTTGTGCTATTGCTTGGCCCCGGCAGTATATGCGGAAGAAGCTGTTTCACAAGCCACCCAGACGACAACGAAAGCTGACTCAGAAACAACTCAAACTCCAGCCAGTGCTGATTCAGAAACCGATCAGACTACATCAAAAGCTGGTTCAGAAACCGCTCAGACGACAACCAATGCTGACTCAGAAACCGCTCAGACGACAACCAATGATGGTTCAGCGGACTCAGAGGTGTCGAATGGGGAAGACTCTTCGGAGCGTGCAGCAACAGAAGCCAGCTTGGCTGATCAACTCCATGATTTGAAGGGGCTATCGAAGGATGAACTTAAAAAGATCGACGATTTATTGCAAATCGACGCGATCGAGAAGACGTCTGACGATACTTTCGGCTTGGAAGAGAACATCACTCGCGCCCAGGTGGCGAGAACAGCTGCACTCGTTCTGGGGCTCACCATTGATCACAGGTTAACTCAATCAAGCTTTAAAGACATTTCGAGCAATGATTCCGCTATCCCGTATATTGAGGCTCTCAAGAAAGCGGATCTTTTCCAAGATGCCACGGATAACAAGTACAATCCTAGTGGTATAGTGTCACGTCAGGAACTTGCCATGCTTCTGATCAAAGGACTAGGTCTGGATGAGAAGGCCAAAGAGGCAACGTCCTCGAAAGATGAGACTGTAGGCGATACATACAAAAGTTATGTGGCATATGCGCTGCAACAAAAACTGATGACGAATCAGACAGGCGGAAAGTTTGGCGGCAGCGAACCTGTAACTAAAAAGACTTTGGCTTTTACTGCTTATGCAGCCATGCAATTACATACGACTTCGGCAAAACCAGAAAAAGCTTCCATCGCCGAAGTGAAGGTGATCGGCAGGAACAAATTGTCGGTTAGGTTGAATCGCGACGTGGATGTAGATGCGGCCGTTTTTGTTGTAACGAAAGCCGGTATCCTGGATTCTGACAACAATCCTGTGAAATTCGAACCGATCATCACATGGTCAGATGACAGCACTAGCGCAACACTTGAAATGAGCGATGATTTTGAATTTGCCCAATATGAGGTCGTGCTCAGCGGTGTAGATGTTGAGACCGGAACGATGGGTTTTATGCCCGAAAATGAGCGTGCAGCTAAAGTGGAAATCGTGACGGAGACTGAGAAAATCTCTTGGTCCAAAGCGCTTATCGAGTATAAAGCCATAAACCAGTATGGTGAAGAAATGAAATTATCGCCAAGCAACGTGAATGTATACGTCAGTGCTCCCAAAAAGGTCACCTCAACCGTTTTAGCGGATCATAACGGAATTGTGCTCGATTTGAGCGAATTGACTCCGGGCAATACCGTTACAGTGAATTTGTTGGAAAAGAGCGGGTACTTATCTATCAGCAAAACATTTACTGTCGGGGATACACCGCAAGTGTCGAGAATTGATTTGGGTGACACGGAAAGCAACTTAAAGCTTCCCGCTGGACAATTGATCTTTCAAGCCGGAGGGAGAGCCTACCTCACTTTCGCAGCGTATGACCAGTACGGTAATCGCATGACTGATACGAAATATTTGAACATGGGCATTAGTAAAACGTTTGACGGCGCGTTGGGAAATGTATTTCGGACAGATTCGCCAAATGATTTCATCGATTTCGATAACGACGGCTATCCAGAGTTGCAATTAGCAGCGAATTCGGATTTGGACAGCAACAAGGAAGTCACGGTCAACTTACTTTTTAGCGGAGGCCAGGTATCTGAGACCGTCACCGTGGCTGCGCCCAAGACACCTTATACGGTTGTCATAGGACCAGCAAGTACGACTTTGACTGAAGGTGACGTCAATAAAGAAGTTAGCTTGAAGGTAATCGATTCGACGAATCAAGAATTGGAAGGAACAGAAATCGCCAATCTGGAAACGACAGGTAAAATAACCGTTTATGCTACAGGCGGAATTATTCTAGAGGCCGATCCTGCCATACGAGTTGACCCAAATACAGGCCAATTACGAAATGTCAACATCAATCTAAACGGGAACATTCGTATCAAACAGGTGACATCTGCAGGGCCTGCGGCCATCCATATCCGAATAAATGGTCTCAATCAGACGGTCACTTACCCCCTTATGATTGAACAGGCTCGTAAACCGAACACGATTATGCTTGATGAGAACAATTCTGCAAGAAACATTTTGCTGATTAATACCTTAGAAAAGTCGAAGACGAATGCCGTTTTCAAAATCTATGATCAATTCGACGAGGCATATTATTCCACGAGGACCGATTACAAGGTTGAAATGAAATTAGAAAGAATCAGCGGTGTTACTGATGCCGTTTATACGACAGGTGTCGTAGAGCTTTCGGAAGCAAATCCGGTCGTGTTAAAAGACATTAAGGATATCATCAAATCTAACGGTGATGGGCAAAGTATTTCCTTTAAACCTGTTGCACCCCGAAAAGGAAGCTACAAACTGACCGCCACGCTCGTACATCTTGATAACTCAGGACAAATCCAAGAAAGGCTGAGTTCTGATTCACTTACAGTGGATGTAGACGATCAGAATAACCCGACACTGACCTATTCGTTAGACATGAAATCAGGGGATCTGATCGCAGCCGGGCGTATCCTGTATGACGCAGGAAAAATCAACAGTGTTACGAATGCAACGTACTTGTTCAATAACTATCCCGCGCTAGCCAAAGATGTCGGCATTCTTACGAAAGATTCGTTAGGACTGGATACGGGTCTTACCGTCAAAGTAAGAGCTGTAACTTCCGATAATCCAAAGGCAGTGGCCTATGGCAATATTAAAGGCGTAGGAAAAATCATGGGGCTGGATAGCGGAAAATTCAACTTCACCGTGTTTTTCGATACGCCGAGCGGTGTACAATCACTTACCCAAAGTTGGGGTTCCGGCGTCGATTCCTTGGTACCGAATAGTTTAAAGGTTAAAAACAGCTCAAAAACGCTCTCGGGGGTACCGGAACTGATACGAACCCGTTGA
- a CDS encoding alpha/beta hydrolase family protein has translation MFENFENVQIAHFDVKSQLPRWIYESAIRAAELGEQAREAINDIAGLERRQLDIREGLAKCIGGIPTSDTPLNPQITGTVQGNGFRVEKIIFESRPHVYVTANLYLPDGIKEPRGAVLLLCGHREQAKHCDEYQTVCHYLVHAGLIVMSVDPLGQGERFGFYDPELKQAPMTSVTEHENVGRQCIPLGDSLARYMLHDAMRAIDYLSTRPEVDPQKIGVTGHSGGGTQTALLMMYDKRIAAAAPGGFIMNRPYFLLTGKAQDAEQKWPGFSAFGFDHEDIVLAMAPRPVLVLATTYDSVPIEGPRHTIAVNRRFWDMHGKSECLGIFEDEHVHRFTVPLARAAAGFFSKHLLGSAVTAKEEAIQLLPAEQLICTQSGQVIGEYAQAKNVHTETVGRLTDWERVRRSMSEEKRKSVALQWLRNAVYFNRRPCDLNPRLSGGGEAEHLWAVRTVWWSQRGLLNNALQFFDSKLAGRRLPVTIAVWDGGTKQISAHAEWIKKTCSAGRIAMVLNPTGIGSLLPHLNAPEERPFKRFGMMDRYTDELMWLGDSMAAVRTFDVLRCVEMVSSLKNIDAEDIRLYGSGRYAIYAELAALLDPRIRSVRPEHWMSSIAEWIKEPFYDEHDSLSFIIPGMLQYMDLPDADHWLSQEGRLDDAVSMISDSVS, from the coding sequence GTGTTTGAAAATTTTGAAAATGTTCAAATCGCCCATTTTGATGTCAAAAGCCAACTGCCGAGATGGATCTATGAATCGGCAATAAGAGCAGCCGAGTTGGGAGAACAGGCACGCGAAGCGATCAACGACATCGCCGGACTAGAGAGGCGGCAGCTTGATATTCGCGAGGGCTTAGCCAAATGTATTGGCGGGATTCCGACTTCTGACACTCCATTAAATCCGCAAATTACAGGCACCGTACAAGGAAATGGATTTCGCGTCGAGAAAATCATTTTCGAATCGCGACCGCATGTGTATGTGACAGCCAACTTATACCTACCTGATGGGATAAAAGAGCCACGCGGGGCAGTACTGCTGCTGTGCGGACATCGCGAGCAAGCCAAACACTGCGACGAATATCAAACCGTCTGTCATTATCTAGTCCATGCAGGACTTATCGTCATGTCCGTGGATCCGTTAGGACAAGGGGAAAGATTTGGCTTTTATGATCCAGAGTTGAAGCAGGCCCCTATGACTAGCGTAACGGAGCATGAAAATGTGGGCAGGCAATGCATCCCATTAGGCGACAGTCTGGCACGGTATATGCTTCATGATGCCATGCGAGCTATCGATTATTTGAGTACACGTCCTGAAGTTGATCCGCAAAAGATCGGAGTAACCGGCCATTCCGGCGGCGGCACGCAAACTGCCCTGCTGATGATGTATGACAAACGAATTGCAGCGGCAGCACCAGGCGGATTTATTATGAATCGGCCTTACTTCCTGCTAACGGGGAAAGCTCAGGATGCGGAACAGAAATGGCCGGGATTCTCCGCTTTCGGCTTCGATCATGAAGATATCGTGCTTGCCATGGCGCCTCGTCCTGTGCTTGTGTTAGCGACAACCTACGATTCCGTGCCGATTGAGGGACCTCGCCATACGATTGCCGTAAACCGGAGATTTTGGGACATGCATGGGAAGAGTGAGTGCCTGGGTATTTTTGAGGATGAGCATGTGCACCGTTTCACGGTCCCGCTCGCCCGTGCAGCGGCTGGATTTTTTTCCAAGCATTTGCTTGGAAGCGCCGTCACAGCAAAGGAAGAAGCGATCCAGCTGCTGCCTGCCGAACAGTTGATCTGCACGCAGAGCGGGCAGGTGATTGGCGAATATGCACAAGCAAAGAACGTACACACGGAAACAGTAGGGCGGCTAACAGATTGGGAAAGAGTGCGCCGGTCAATGTCCGAAGAAAAGCGAAAAAGCGTGGCACTGCAATGGCTGCGCAATGCCGTCTACTTCAACCGCAGACCGTGCGACTTAAACCCGAGGCTTTCCGGAGGGGGAGAGGCAGAACATTTATGGGCGGTACGCACGGTTTGGTGGAGCCAACGCGGGCTGTTGAATAACGCGTTACAGTTTTTTGATTCGAAGCTTGCAGGCCGCAGATTGCCTGTCACGATTGCCGTGTGGGACGGCGGAACCAAGCAGATCAGCGCTCATGCCGAGTGGATAAAGAAAACTTGTTCCGCCGGCCGCATTGCTATGGTGCTTAATCCGACGGGAATAGGCTCACTACTGCCTCACTTGAATGCCCCTGAGGAACGGCCTTTCAAGCGCTTCGGTATGATGGATCGCTACACCGATGAATTGATGTGGCTCGGCGACAGTATGGCTGCCGTTCGAACTTTTGATGTCCTGCGTTGCGTAGAAATGGTTTCCTCCCTGAAAAACATCGATGCCGAGGACATCCGGCTTTATGGAAGCGGAAGGTACGCAATCTATGCTGAACTCGCTGCACTGCTCGATCCCCGGATCCGAAGTGTTCGTCCGGAGCATTGGATGAGCAGCATCGCCGAATGGATTAAAGAGCCGTTTTATGATGAACATGATTCTCTTAGTTTTATTATCCCGGGAATGCTTCAATATATGGATCTTCCGGATGCGGACCATTGGCTTTCTCAAGAAGGCCGGTTAGACGATGCAGTTTCGATGATCAGCGATTCAGTTAGCTAA
- a CDS encoding glycoside hydrolase family 127 protein: MMNMQESKLIPDTLLLEERAGHVLQAIIGMADEDFGYIPFFAANLMEQPAFLTHGDWDYGSSHGRLIDALILARHMTGDERGRDIEERYRANFLSFFKDDGLSYRQINPKAPWETNANLIDQRAVILALTSWYMSTGDRKVKQIADKHVAALKRIAIKERDVWYYPASEYTAKGWPSANAVQLRLAPDPAAFCGRLVMPLLKYYELTGNSDAIELCQFFSALIVHRSGVFHPDGSFNDALAYRSGHFHTRIGTLDALARFAWHTQDASLVHFVKKSYDWALSRCTTFGWTPGDMHEQAFEHETCSLVDLISTGISLAHSGYVEYWSIVERFLRNHLTESQLLNLDWVVDAQDKSNDETGMKSYFKVAERARGAFAGYSAPNDFCCNVSGGRGHTSDLQTCCIGSGTRGLFMGWSHTITESNGTVSVNFLLNRGSRWLDVSSHLPHEGRIELEIHRNIPRLLVRIPEWAGYAKIAVIRDQGDSVLTQTGSDPSMWVNQRFLALGEAKEGEKITVTFPLSERQTVERAVGQEFVARWRGDDVIHLSPEGTHHPFYNNRKVSDQAPMKTGKYRRLEEEFSW, translated from the coding sequence ATGATGAATATGCAAGAGAGTAAACTAATTCCTGATACCCTTCTGCTAGAGGAACGGGCCGGCCATGTTCTTCAAGCCATTATCGGCATGGCTGACGAGGATTTTGGCTACATTCCTTTTTTCGCTGCGAATTTGATGGAGCAGCCGGCATTTTTGACACATGGTGATTGGGATTATGGCTCGAGCCACGGGAGGCTGATTGATGCCCTGATTTTAGCCCGGCATATGACGGGCGACGAACGAGGGCGAGACATAGAAGAACGCTACCGGGCAAACTTTCTCAGTTTTTTTAAGGATGACGGACTTAGCTATCGGCAAATCAATCCGAAAGCGCCTTGGGAGACCAATGCCAATTTGATTGACCAAAGGGCAGTAATCCTTGCGCTTACTTCCTGGTATATGTCGACCGGTGATCGCAAAGTCAAGCAAATTGCCGATAAGCATGTGGCCGCTCTTAAAAGAATTGCCATAAAGGAAAGGGATGTTTGGTACTATCCGGCATCCGAATACACGGCGAAAGGATGGCCCTCAGCAAATGCCGTGCAGCTGCGGCTTGCGCCGGATCCTGCGGCTTTTTGCGGCCGCTTGGTCATGCCTTTGCTTAAATATTATGAGCTGACGGGGAACTCGGATGCGATTGAGCTGTGCCAGTTCTTTTCGGCGCTCATCGTTCACCGCAGCGGTGTATTTCATCCGGACGGCAGCTTTAACGATGCTCTGGCCTACCGCAGCGGTCACTTCCACACCCGGATTGGTACGCTGGATGCGCTCGCGCGTTTTGCCTGGCATACACAGGACGCCTCACTCGTTCATTTTGTCAAAAAGAGCTATGATTGGGCACTTTCTCGGTGCACAACTTTTGGCTGGACACCGGGAGATATGCATGAACAAGCATTTGAGCATGAGACCTGTTCCCTCGTAGATTTGATTTCTACCGGCATTTCACTGGCGCACAGCGGGTATGTTGAATATTGGAGCATCGTGGAACGGTTCTTACGCAATCATTTGACGGAGTCGCAGCTATTGAATTTGGATTGGGTGGTGGATGCTCAAGACAAATCTAACGATGAAACCGGCATGAAATCTTACTTCAAAGTGGCTGAACGTGCGCGGGGAGCCTTCGCCGGTTATTCAGCACCGAACGACTTTTGCTGCAATGTAAGCGGAGGAAGAGGACATACTAGCGATTTGCAGACCTGCTGTATTGGCTCAGGAACGAGGGGCTTGTTCATGGGGTGGAGCCATACGATCACGGAGAGCAACGGAACAGTCAGTGTTAACTTCCTGCTGAACCGCGGATCGCGTTGGCTCGATGTTAGCAGCCATCTGCCTCACGAAGGCCGTATAGAGCTTGAGATTCACCGGAACATACCGAGGCTGCTGGTTCGCATTCCGGAGTGGGCTGGTTATGCGAAAATAGCGGTTATCCGAGATCAGGGAGATTCGGTGCTCACCCAGACGGGAAGTGATCCCAGTATGTGGGTGAACCAGCGCTTTCTGGCGCTTGGTGAGGCTAAGGAAGGAGAGAAAATAACGGTCACCTTCCCGCTTAGCGAACGTCAAACCGTAGAACGGGCAGTTGGACAGGAATTTGTTGCCCGTTGGCGCGGTGACGATGTCATCCATTTAAGTCCGGAAGGAACGCATCATCCGTTTTATAACAACCGGAAGGTCAGCGATCAAGCGCCTATGAAGACAGGGAAATACCGCAGGCTTGAGGAAGAGTTTTCTTGGTAA
- a CDS encoding Gfo/Idh/MocA family protein, whose protein sequence is MARKKYVICGVSTRANGMFIRPMLDTFQQHCEIVGLLDADPGRFTNCFKKFPALAGTPVYAPDQFQQMIEETKPDAVIVAGVDYTHADYIVQGLEHHLDVISEKPMVTTGADCKRVLDTQNNSRGKLYVTFNYRYSPIHMRIKELILEGRIGRVTSIDLNWYLDTYHGASYFKRWNRKRSNSGGLSVHKSTHHFDLIQWWAGQRPVEAFAYGALNYFGPEGELNPVKEDGRYCGTCRVKHNCKYFMRWSSRSKEIAPPDDHLTTMDSKTGSSTGYRPDGCIFDSEIDIEDTYTAVVKYDKGAMLSYSVNFSLPYEGYRLAINGTKGRIETMEVMSGRAAFHVPEQTIDYFPLFGAKETIHVVPRAGGHGGGDPLILEDLFLGPDPLRPYEIMAGAEAGALAVLTGEAVWKSAQANRPVRLTDLLVESNVSELSKGRVSNRV, encoded by the coding sequence ATGGCGAGGAAAAAATACGTCATTTGCGGCGTGAGCACAAGAGCGAACGGCATGTTTATACGTCCTATGCTGGATACGTTCCAACAGCATTGTGAGATTGTCGGATTGCTCGATGCGGATCCGGGCCGCTTTACGAATTGTTTTAAGAAATTTCCGGCGCTCGCGGGGACACCTGTTTATGCTCCGGATCAGTTCCAGCAGATGATAGAGGAAACGAAACCTGACGCAGTGATCGTCGCAGGTGTGGATTATACCCACGCCGATTATATAGTGCAAGGATTGGAGCATCATCTCGACGTCATATCGGAGAAGCCGATGGTGACCACCGGGGCGGACTGCAAACGTGTTCTGGATACACAGAACAACAGCAGGGGTAAATTGTACGTAACCTTCAACTACCGATATTCTCCGATCCATATGAGGATCAAGGAATTGATACTGGAAGGCAGAATCGGCAGGGTAACTTCGATAGACTTGAATTGGTATCTCGATACGTATCATGGCGCAAGCTACTTTAAAAGATGGAACCGCAAACGCAGTAACTCGGGCGGGTTGTCGGTTCACAAGAGCACTCACCATTTCGATCTCATTCAGTGGTGGGCGGGCCAAAGACCTGTGGAAGCGTTTGCGTATGGAGCGCTTAACTACTTCGGCCCCGAAGGCGAGCTCAATCCGGTCAAGGAGGATGGCAGGTACTGCGGGACTTGCCGGGTTAAACATAATTGCAAATACTTCATGCGCTGGTCATCACGAAGCAAAGAAATTGCACCGCCGGACGACCATCTGACTACGATGGACAGCAAAACGGGAAGCTCAACAGGGTATCGTCCAGACGGATGTATTTTTGATTCAGAAATCGATATTGAAGATACGTATACGGCGGTAGTCAAGTATGACAAGGGTGCAATGTTAAGCTATTCCGTCAATTTTTCGCTGCCATACGAAGGGTACAGGCTCGCCATTAACGGGACGAAAGGCAGAATTGAGACGATGGAAGTGATGTCCGGACGGGCTGCGTTCCATGTTCCTGAGCAAACCATCGATTATTTCCCGCTTTTCGGTGCTAAAGAAACCATTCATGTTGTACCGCGTGCCGGAGGGCATGGAGGGGGAGATCCTCTTATTTTGGAGGACTTGTTCCTTGGCCCGGACCCGCTTCGTCCCTATGAGATTATGGCAGGAGCTGAGGCAGGTGCACTTGCAGTTCTAACCGGGGAAGCCGTATGGAAATCCGCGCAGGCCAACCGGCCAGTACGCTTAACTGACCTGCTTGTTGAGTCGAATGTGTCCGAATTGTCCAAAGGGAGGGTGTCGAATCGTGTTTGA
- a CDS encoding ribulose-bisphosphate carboxylase large subunit family protein, whose product MSMNDQIIATYWLETALSLEQASEIIVSEQSTGTFLPLPNETDSLKMSHRARIISIEQLDISSFPSLPGAKVPPGSKSEYRRGIVKIAFPYANIGPSIPNLLATVAGNLFELEELSGLRLLDLELPRQFLQRYEGPRFGITGTRELTGVHGRPIIGTIIKPNIGLTTDQLRQIVRELASSGIDFIKDDEVHGNPPYAPLPERVKAVMEEIERAADRTGKKTMYAFNITDDVDPMLRHLDTVVNSGGNCVMVSINSIGFAGLAHLRKHAPVCIHGHRNQWGMLSRYPYLGMSFTVYQKLCRLAGVDHLHVNGLNNKFYESNASVIDSVQACLTPIFNPTDTALPVLSSKQWAGAAPETYGTLRTIDLMNIAGGGIHAHPGGPGAGYRSLVQGWEAALEGIPLEVHAASRLELKQALETFGEK is encoded by the coding sequence ATGTCCATGAATGATCAAATTATAGCCACATACTGGCTCGAAACGGCTTTATCTTTGGAGCAAGCGAGCGAAATCATCGTGAGTGAGCAATCTACGGGAACATTCCTTCCATTGCCGAATGAAACGGACAGCTTGAAAATGAGCCACAGGGCAAGGATTATATCTATTGAACAGCTGGACATTTCCAGTTTCCCCTCCTTGCCCGGAGCCAAGGTCCCCCCCGGAAGCAAAAGCGAATATCGCCGGGGCATCGTCAAGATTGCATTTCCCTACGCCAATATAGGTCCTTCCATTCCGAACCTGCTGGCGACAGTTGCCGGCAACCTTTTTGAGCTGGAGGAATTGTCGGGGCTGCGGCTGCTTGATCTTGAACTCCCGCGACAGTTTTTGCAGCGGTATGAAGGGCCCCGCTTCGGCATTACCGGAACGAGGGAATTAACCGGTGTCCATGGACGGCCCATCATTGGAACCATCATCAAACCGAACATCGGTTTGACGACCGATCAGCTTCGGCAGATTGTCAGGGAATTGGCTTCATCCGGCATCGACTTTATTAAGGACGACGAGGTCCACGGCAACCCGCCGTATGCGCCTCTGCCCGAACGCGTGAAGGCCGTCATGGAAGAAATCGAACGGGCTGCGGATCGGACCGGCAAAAAAACGATGTACGCGTTTAATATTACCGATGACGTGGATCCGATGCTGCGGCACCTCGACACAGTCGTAAATTCCGGCGGCAACTGTGTCATGGTCAGCATCAACAGTATTGGTTTTGCGGGTCTGGCGCACTTAAGAAAACATGCGCCAGTCTGTATTCACGGTCATCGCAATCAATGGGGTATGCTTTCGCGATACCCTTATCTAGGCATGTCTTTTACCGTATACCAGAAGTTGTGCCGTTTGGCCGGTGTGGATCATTTGCATGTTAACGGCCTCAATAACAAGTTCTATGAAAGCAACGCATCTGTGATCGACAGTGTGCAGGCTTGCTTAACGCCGATCTTCAATCCGACTGATACTGCGCTACCCGTTCTGTCCTCGAAACAGTGGGCGGGAGCAGCTCCCGAAACGTACGGTACGCTTCGTACCATAGATCTCATGAATATTGCCGGCGGCGGTATTCATGCGCACCCGGGCGGCCCCGGGGCAGGCTATCGCAGTCTCGTACAGGGCTGGGAGGCGGCTCTGGAGGGAATTCCGTTGGAGGTGCATGCTGCGAGCCGTCTGGAATTAAAGCAAGCGCTGGAAACATTCGGAGAAAAATGA